One genomic region from Sulfuriflexus mobilis encodes:
- a CDS encoding late competence development ComFB family protein, with product MTFEAISNYYEKPVYDRILATLGPIHGDDLDYLADVACVALNNLPARYIRHQVDMAFYMSSEERENMAKDITKAVEDAIEFVRDHRHKENAD from the coding sequence ATGACATTTGAAGCCATCAGCAATTATTACGAAAAGCCCGTCTACGACCGGATCCTGGCTACATTGGGGCCAATCCATGGCGATGACCTGGATTACCTCGCCGATGTGGCCTGCGTGGCCCTGAATAACCTGCCGGCCCGCTACATTCGTCACCAGGTCGATATGGCCTTTTACATGTCTTCAGAGGAACGTGAAAACATGGCTAAAGATATTACAAAAGCCGTTGAGGATGCCATCGAGTTTGTCCGTGACCACCGCCATAAGGAAAATGCCGACTAA